One window of Quercus robur chromosome 12, dhQueRobu3.1, whole genome shotgun sequence genomic DNA carries:
- the LOC126709199 gene encoding uncharacterized protein LOC126709199: protein MAEKFVNMELGEDSSRFGSLPVMTSRNLSSSSSVFFSANQSPFFSPRSPTCHLSESKQSNSQCDGIRSSIDPPSCSSGNPEPESHAYVRNALSDMSVIQDACNSGNFQKFEHISSLTGISNSTPSSYNHDHDNGYSRHREKQRMHERSYQTSYTPGSISLSSNRMRSCDVFIGLHGRKPSLLRFANWLRAELEVQGMSCFVSDRARCRNTRKHGIVERAMDVSSFGVVILTRKSFRNPYTIEELRFFSGKKILVPIFFDLSPGDCLVRDIIEKRGELWEKHGGELWVLYGGLEKEWKEAVHSVSRVDEWKLEAQDGNWRDCILRTVTLLATRLGRRSVVERLTKWREKVEKEEFPLPRNENFVGRKKELSELEFILFGDVTGDSERDYFELKARPRRKNLTIGWNKSNSLEERRRERQFESASRKGKEPVVWKESEKEIEMQGTGFPQRQHQQRSKGGGRYARRKRSMKILYGKGIACISGDSGIGKTELLLEFAYRYQQRYKMVLWIGGESRYIRQNYMNLWSFLEVDVGIENCLDKNRIKSFEEQEEAAISRVRKELMRSIPFLVVIDNLESEKDWWDHKLVMDLLPRFGGESQILISTRLPRVMNLEPLKLSYLSGIEAMSLMQGSVTDFSIAELDALRAIEEKVGRLTLGLAVTGAILSELPITPSRLLDTTNRMPLKDLSWSGREAQLLRRNTFLLQLFEVCFSIFDHADGPRSLATRMVQASGWFAPAAIPVSLLALAAHKIPEKHQRTRLWRKLLQSLTCGCTSSYNKRSEAEASSMLLRFNIARNSTKPGYVHINELVKLYARKRGVNGAAQAVVQAVIGRGSISQHSEHIWAACFLLFGFGHDPVVVELKVSELLYLVKEVVLPLAIRTFITFSRCSAALELLRLCTNALEAADQAFVIPVEKWLDKSLCWRPIQTNAQLNPYLWQELALCRATVLETRAKLMLRGGQFDIGDDLIRKAVFIRTSICGEDHPDTISARETLSKLTRLLANVQIHTSP from the coding sequence ATGGCAGAAAAGTTTGTAAATATGGAACTTGGAGAAGATAGCTCCAGGTTTGGGTCTTTACCAGTCATGACTTCAAGGAATCTGTCATCATCATCTTCGGTATTCTTTTCGGCGAATCAGTCACCCTTCTTCTCTCCTAGATCACCAACATGTCATTTATCAGAATCCAAACAGTCCAACAGTCAGTGTGATGGCATTCGTTCAAGTATTGATCCTCCTAGTTGCAGTTCAGGAAATCCAGAACCTGAATCTCACGCATATGTTAGAAATGCCTTGTCAGACATGTCAGTGATCCAAGATGCCTGTAATTCGGGTAATTTCCAAAAGTTTGAACATATATCTTCCTTAACTGGCATCTCCAACAGCACTCCATCTAGTTACAACCATGACCATGATAATGGTTATTCAAGGCACAGAGAGAAGCAGAGAATGCATGAGAGAAGCTACCAAACCTCATATACTCCAGGTTCCATTTCACTTTCCTCTAACAGAATGAGGAGCTGTGATGTCTTCATAGGTTTGCATGGACGTAAACCTTCTCTACTGAGGTTTGCTAATTGGCTACGTGCAGAGCTGGAGGTCCAAGGGATGAGTTGCTTTGTATCTGACAGAGCTCGATGTAGGAACACTCGCAAACATGGAATTGTTGAGAGGGCCATGGATGTCTCTTCTTTTGGGGTGGTAATTCTGACAAGGAAATCTTTCAGGAATCCGTATACCATTGAGGAGCTGCGGTTTTTCTcaggcaaaaaaattttggtcccAATATTCTTTGACTTGAGTCCAGGCGATTGCCTTGTCCGGGATATAATTGAGAAGAGAGGAGAGCTGTGGGAAAAACATGGGGGAGAGTTATGGGTTTTGTATGGAGGTTTGGAGAAAGAGTGGAAAGAAGCTGTTCATAGCGTTTCTCGGGTTGATGAATGGAAACTAGAAGCTCAGGATGGTAACTGGCGAGATTGCATTTTGAGGACAGTCACACTGCTAGCAACAAGATTAGGAAGGAGAAGTGTTGTAGAGCGATTGACTAAGTGGAGAGAAAAGGTAGAAAAAGAGGAGTTTCCTTTACCTCGAAATGAGAATTTTGTTGGTCGGAAAAAAGAACTTTCTGAGCTGGAATTTATACTTTTTGGTGATGTTACCGGAGACTCAGAAAGAGATTATTTTGAGCTTAAAGCTAGACCCAGGCGAAAGAATTTGACAATTGGGTGGAATAAGAGCAATTCATTGGAGGAAAGACGGAGGGAACGACAATTTGAGAGTGCCAGCAGAAAGGGAAAAGAACCAGTTGTGTGGAAGGAGTCAGAAAAAGAGATTGAGATGCAAGGTACTGGTTTTCCTCAAAGGCAACACCAACAGAGGTCAAAAGGTGGTGGAAGGTATGCAAGGAGAAAAAGATCAATGAAGATTTTGTATGGGAAGGGAATTGCTTGCATATCAGGGGACTCAGGAATTGGCAAGACAGAACTTCTTCTGGAATTTGCTTACAGATATCAACAGAGGTACAAAATGGTTTTATGGATAGGTGGAGAAAGCAGGTATATTAGACAGAATTATATGAACCTCTGGTCATTTTTAGAAGTTGATGTAGGGATTGAAAATTGCTTAGataaaaacagaataaaaagcTTTGAAGAGCAGGAAGAGGCAGCCATTTCTAGAGTCCGCAAAGAGCTTATGCGAAGCATACCATTTTTGGTGGTGATTGATAACTTAGAGAGTGAAAAGGATTGGTGGGATCACAAACTTGTGATGGATCTTCTTCCCCGTTTTGGCGGAGAGTCCCAAATATTAATATCCACGCGTCTTCCTCGCGTGATGAACTTGGAACCTTTGAAACTCTCATACTTATCTGGCATTGAGGCCATGAGTTTAATGCAGGGAAGTGTCACAGACTTTTCAATTGCAGAACTTGATGCCCTTAGGGCTATAGAGGAGAAAGTTGGAAGGTTAACTTTGGGGCTTGCAGTTACAGGTGCAATACTGTCTGAGCTACCTATAACTCCAAGTAGGCTGTTGGATACCACTAATAGAATGCCCTTGAAGGACTTGTCATGGAGTGGTAGGGAAGCTCAATTGTTGAGACGAAACACCTTCCTTCTTCAACTATTTGAGGTATGCTTCTCAATATTTGATCATGCTGATGGGCCAAGGAGCTTGGCAACCAGAATGGTACAGGCAAGTGGTTGGTTTGCACCGGCTGCAATTCCAGTTTCCCTATTAGCCCTAGCTGCTCACAAGATACCGGAAAAGCATCAAAGAACCCGTTTATGGAGAAAATTATTGCAGTCCTTAACTTGTGGTTGTACTTCATCATACAACAAGAGATCAGAAGCAGAGGCTTCTTCCATGTTGTTGAGGTTCAATATTGCAAGAAACAGTACAAAGCCAGGGTATGTCCATATTAATGAGCTCGTCAAGCTTTATGCCCGCAAAAGAGGAGTGAATGGAGCTGCACAAGCCGTGGTTCAAGCTGTAATCGGTCGTGGGTCAATATCTCAGCACTCTGAACATATCTGGGCTGCGTGTTTCTTGCTATTTGGATTTGGTCATGACCCTGTAGTTGTTGAGCTCAAAGTTTCAGAGTTGCTATACCTTGTCAAAGAAGTGGTTTTGCCTCTTGCTATCCGGACATTCATTACCTTCTCTCGGTGCAGTGCCGCTCTAGAACTTCTGCGGTTATGTACCAATGCTTTGGAAGCTGCAGACCAAGCATTTGTTATCCCAGTTGAGAAGTGGTTGGACAAATCCCTTTGTTGGAGGCCCATCCAGACTAATGCCCAGTTGAATCCTTACCTTTGGCAGGAACTGGCTCTATGCAGAGCCACTGTGCTAGAAACTAGGGCTAAACTAATGCTAAGAGGGGGACAATTTGATATAGGAGATGATCTAATTAGGAAGGCAGTTtttattagaacttcaatttgtggTGAAGATCATCCAGATACAATCTCTGCTCGTGAAACTCTGAGCAAACTCACCAGGCTTCTTGCAAATGTTCAAATTCATACTTCACCATAG